A portion of the Canis aureus isolate CA01 chromosome 32, VMU_Caureus_v.1.0, whole genome shotgun sequence genome contains these proteins:
- the LOC144302911 gene encoding olfactory receptor 4F3/4F16/4F29-like, whose translation MHREPDVGFDPGSPGSRPGPKAGAKPLRHPGIPRKVTSELAWHTKLMDGGNHSVVSEFLLLGLTSSWEIQILLFLFFTIFYIASMLGNLLIVVTIISDHHLHSPMYFLLANLSIIDTGVSSIASPKMIYDLFRKHKVISLTGCITQMFFIHTVGGTEMVLLIVMAYDRYIAICKPLHYLSIMSLRMCISLLAVAWTIGLIHSVAQLAFVVNLPFCGPNTMDSFYCDFPRFIKLACTDTYRLEFLVTANSGFISMGTFFILIVSYIFILVTVRKHSSGGPSKALSTLSAHITVVVFFFGPCIIVYVWPFPTLPIDKFLAIFDALITPFMNPVIYTFRNKDMKVAMRRLFGKVLNFRKSSFMTSQRHSDSS comes from the coding sequence GTAACTTCAGAGTTGGCCTGGCACACGAAGTTGATGGATGGAGGAAATCACTCTGTGGTGTCTGAATTTTTGTTACTGGGACTCACCAGTTCTTGGGAGAttcagattcttctttttttgttttttactatattttacatAGCAAGTATGCTAGGAAACCTTCTCATTGTGGTCACTATCATCTCAGACCATCACTTACATTCACCTATGTATTTTTTGCTGGCAAATCTTTCCATCATCGACACAGGTGTTTCTAGCATTGCAAGCCCAAAGATGATTTATGACCTTTTCAGAAAACATAAAGTCATCTCCTTGACAGGGTGCATTACTCAGATGTTTTTCATTCACACTGTTGGGGGTACAGAGATGGTGCTGCTCATTGTCATGGCCTATGACCGATACATTGCTATCTGTAAGCCCCTCCACTACCTGAGCATTATGAGCCTAAGAATGTGCATTTCTCTTTTGGCTGTTGCTTGGACCATTGGACTCATCCATTCTGTGGCCCAACTGGCTTTTGTTGTAAACTTGCCCTTTTGTGGTCCCAACACAATGGATAGTTTTTATTGTGATTTTCCTCGGTTCATCAAACTTGCATGTACAGACACATACAGACTGGAGTTTCTGGTCACTGCCAACAGTGGGTTCATCTCTATGGGTACCTTCTTCATCTTGATTGTGTCTTATATCTTCATCCTGGTCACAGTTCGCAAACATTCTTCAGGTGGTCCATCCAAGGCCCTCTCCACTCTCTCTGCTCACATCACCGTGGTGGTCTTTTTCTTTGGTCCTTGCATTATTGTCTATGTGTGGCCATTCCCTACCTTACCCATAGATAAATTTTTAGCCATCTTTGATGCCCTTATCACTCCTTTCATGAATCCTGTTATCTATACTTTCAGAAATAAGGATATGAAAGTGGCAATGAGGAGACTGTTTGGTAAGGTTTTAAATTTCAGGAAGAGTTCTTTCATGACCAGTCAAAGACATTCAGATTCATCTTGA